The nucleotide sequence AGATGGGATTTTGTTAAAACTAACAAGCTTTGTCGTAACTGTCTCTGGACTCATCAAATTCCTTGCAAGAGCGATAAACGTTGTAAGaagtgtaataaaaatcaTCACACTTTACTCCATAATGAAAAGGGAGCAGGTGCTCAATCGTCGAAGAATCAGGAGACCAAACCCAAAGACGAAAGTTCTTCGTCCAGAGAGTCAACAGCGTGACTATCGCATTATTCATTCACTTCTGTAGCATTTCCTTCAGAGTCTCAATTGATGACTACTGCAATGGTTAAAATTCAGAACAAGCAAGGAAATTTAATCGTAGCACGTGCGTTATTAGATTCTTGTTCGACTGTTAATCTcattactgaaaaatttgcaaaacTCTTAAATTTACCTAAACGCACATGTTCAGTAAATATTGGAGCAGTTAACAGTATGTGCACTGTttcaaaatatcaaatttaaGCTACTTTTCATTcaatgtataataattcaaaacatcaattaaattttttaattgtaccAAATTGCTAACGCCGTGCCTAACGATACATTTCCTCGTGAACATTTTGACATTCCCAAGCGTCTACAATTAGCTGATCCGCAGTTTCATTTACCTAAAACTGTCGATTTGTTATTAGCCTCTAACATCACTTTATCTCTTTTAGCTGTTGGTCAGATTAGACTTCGTCATAAGGAATCGGAAATCATTTTGCAAAAGACTAGTTTAGGATGGATCATAGCCGGGGGAGCTCAAACACTTACTCCTTCGAAAAAAGCTTCTTGTAATGTCGTTAAATTGGATAGACTTCTTGAACGGTTTTTTGCAATCGAGGACCTCGACCACGAGCCTGTGCGATCTAAAGACGATGTAGCTTGCGAAAAACATTACGTTGATCATACTCAGCGTGATGCAACTGGTAGGTACATCGTATGTCTTCCATTTAGGGATAGCAAATTCCTGCTAGGCGAATCTAGGGGAACAGCTTTGAAACGTTTTTATTcatttgaaagaaaaattcaatcacAGCCAAAGTCAATGTTTGAATATAAAATGGTAATGGAAGAGTATATTTCGTTAGGTCATATGACGTTATGCGAGGACGACATCAATGGTGGTTATTATCTTCCTCATCACCCTGTCATAAAGACGTCTAGCGAAACCATCATAAACGAGCGAAGACATCATGAACGCATCATAAACACAAGAGTAGTTTATGATGCGTCAGCTAAAACGTCTACAGGCATTTCTCTCAATGACGTTCTTTTAGTTGGTCCCACTATTCAGAATACAATCTTCGAACAAATTCTTCGGTTTCGGATTCATCGTTATGTCATCACAGCGGacattgaaaaaatgtatgtaaagGCAAATCCTAGTTCATCCAGATGATAGGAAATTCCAAAAACCGCTGTGGTATCATGAGGCAAAATTAGgacattcaaattaaatacGGTTACTTTCGGTACCGCTTGTGCGCCATTTTTAGCGATTCGAACTCTTTATCAGCTTGCTCGCGACGAGGCAAAGGATTTCCCACGTGCCAGCAAACTTCTTTTACGTGATTTTTATGTTGATGACTTCATTTCTGGAGCTGACTCGATTGAGGAGATCCTTAGCATTCGTGATGAGATGATCGAGTTGTTAAACCGTGGTGGATTCGTTATTAGACAGTGGGCATCTAATCATACATCTGCTTTAAATAACATAGataaaaaacttttcaatCTTGACTGCGTAACTAAAGAGAACCCTATTCAAAAAACGCTTGGAATTATTTGGGATTCCCGGCAAGACTTCTTCACCTACGGGGTGCAATCATTAGATCCTCATGCTATATCAACCAAAAGAATGCTCTTGtccgaaatttcaaaaattttcgatCCTCTTGGTCTCTTGGGACCAGTAATTCTCTACGCTTGAATGGCATTTCAATCCTCCCTTATCGCCACACTTCGGTGGCATTTGGGAAGCCGCAGTTAAAAGCTTTAAGCATCTTTTGAAACGTGTATTAAACGTTAGTACTCTTACTTATGAACAACTCAATACCTTTTTGATTGAAATTgaagcaattttaaattcacgaCCTTTATATACTGTTTCTTAACATTCAACGAAGATTTCCGATCCTCTGTCATAACGTGACATCAATGCCATTTTTGGCATCAACATCAACGCCTTTGTTGGCATTTAACATCAACTTAACGAACGATTTAAATTAGtgcgttttttttctgtatctgTGCGTGCGAGTGCAATCAGTACTTTGTGTGCGTGTTCGGcgttttttctcgttttatcTTTTATATATCATTTCGCTTTTTATTGTGTCAGTTTgcttaaatattaataaatcagGGTTTTTTATGCCGAATGGCTTTTTCCTGTAAACaagtgttttcatttttaaacttttatcCAACAGTGTAAAATCATAAGAATCTAAAGTCAAAGTATCCTAATTATtcaattcaacaaaattatctcttttttaataataactaacctgccacttaaggcaagatAGTCAACGTTTATTCAAAAGTAAGACAGAGACTTCTTAAAAAATTCGTCGCTTGGATGTGTAAAGTTCAGAGCGTTGCTGATGAGTCTTAAGCTTAAGAATCGAGCATCATTAGCCTTGTGGTCGAGCACTTGTCAACGTCTTCATGAAAATCAGCTGATCCGTGAACTTCAGCATTTATCTTCAACAATTCGTAAAATGCGTTGAACTTGTGAAAATGCAAGCCTTTGTTTGATTGGAATAGACCCCGCAACATTGGGTCCACCCTGCTATTATCTTTATCCAAGGCATATAGAGTATTTTCAACTGAGCTCAGCTCTGTTCTCCAAAAGCTTTTCGACGTATTTGACTTTACAGCATTCTTTTCTTCGGacgaatatatttataaaatcttgaAACAATATAGTCGAGCCACCAGTTTACAAAACTTACTTTCAGAAACGAAGTCTGCCAAAGGCATGATTAATCTCTTCAAATTCAGCCATATACTTGTAACAATAGTCTTTTAATTGTTCTGCCCTTTCACACGTTCTTTTATTAAACTTCTTTGTTTGCCTAAGAACAAGAGGCAGTGCATCTGAGCtcagaattttaaaaatattcttttctcTGTTGTAGCAATGACAAGaagaaaaatcctaaaaaaaaatacatgaaTTAGTTTGGGAGAACATAATTTTTTCCAACACGTGTATTAAATAGGCTACTTAATTTATGCCTATAATATGGAAGAGAAAATTATGCATTTTAGCGTGTTTGTCAAAGGTgttaatatttctaaaacaaaaTGCATTCGTTTCTCTATGGGTGGAAAAAAGTGGAGAAAGAAGGATTGGCCTTTCTATAACATAGTGTTGTTTGATGAGCACGAGTGTGTTAGTCAACGGCATCTTTGGTTCACACTATCAATAAGGGCAAAAATAGAGATCCCTTTTTATGAATAAGAATCGGATGTGTGGATCATTTGTCTACCGGCTTGGTAATATCagaacaataatttttttaaatctaacTTCCAAAAAATAATAGTTGCTATTATAACAGATTtacaaaattatgaaaactttTTATTCTACATATTCTTAAACCTATTCAACCTTTTGAAAGCCAATTCAGACTTGGGTAAGGTATCTTTTGCATTGGTCTACTACGCATCATGCTGAATACCTTACCCTTATTAGAAATAGCTTATATTTTTTCCATTGCTGCAAAATGTACTATTTTATGGTGATAATTCAAGAAAGAGCTTACCTCGAGGGACTTGGCATCCGAGTTTATTTCTATTGCTTCTAAAAAGTACTTCAGAGACTCCTCTAAGTTTCTATCCTTTTTGAAATAGACAAACGCTAATTCTAACAGAATTTTTTGTAAGGAATCCTTTGGCCAATTCTTGTACTTATCAAACATTTGTAGCAATTGATGCATGACATCAAAAAGCCTGTCGATTTTTAGTATAGCAatcatataattatattcgGCCGGCAGATTTTCAAGTTTGGttgtttctttaaaaaattgagAAGCTTCCTACAAAAGTATGAGTAacaattaaatgaaatatacaGGTATGTATTCATCTACTGGAAACAGTCAATGAAAGTtgaaaagatttatttttggCTTGTATGGCCAATCTTATTGTACTAGTATGgttgcatttttttcgttAGAATGTTATagctataaaaaatatatctgaaaaaaatacacgaaAACTTTTTAGTATCTTCGTAAATTTTTGCGTGAAGATTCATCGACATATATCGATCCGgtcgtattattattattaattttattattacaaattttgagGCAAACTTACCCTGTATTGTTGCTGCTTAAAATGATACAGGCCTTGATAATGCAGGAACATACTTTTTTCACTGGAATTTTTTGCTGCCTTATCAAGACAAAATTTCGGCTTCTGAAAATCTCTCAAAGTCATGAAACCCAAGGCTATTCTTAGCAAAATTGCATCGCTCTGAGGATTATCACGTAAAACTCTTTCATACATTCTCCGAACTTTGTATGTATTGCTCTCCTCGCGATAAACTTGGGCAAGGAATACGTACCCCATAGACGGGATTTTTCATCATATTATAAGCTTTTTACATCGTGTCTTTCGCGTCGCAATAGCTTGCCCAAAATGAAATGCCAAAGATCGCAGTTGGGATTGTCTGAAATTGCATCGCGTATAAATTTGATGGCTTCCGTTGTTCCGTATCGTCGATTGTTTGACCAGACGATGCTTTTACAAGCTTTTATTGTGCTCG is from Nasonia vitripennis strain AsymCx chromosome 1, Nvit_psr_1.1, whole genome shotgun sequence and encodes:
- the LOC103316018 gene encoding uncharacterized protein LOC103316018 encodes the protein MGYVFLAQVYREESNTYKVRRMYERVLRDNPQSDAILLRIALGFMTLRDFQKPKFCLDKAAKNSSEKSMFLHYQGLYHFKQQQYREASQFFKETTKLENLPAEYNYMIAILKIDRLFDVMHQLLQMFDKYKNWPKDSLQKILLELAFVYFKKDRNLEESLKYFLEAIEINSDAKSLEDFSSCHCYNREKNIFKILSSDALPLVLRQTKKFNKRTCERAEQLKDYCYKYMAEFEEINHAFGRLRF